CATAAATGTATTTGCATGCAAACTTAATAGTTTTGAGAACAAATTCAAAGGAATACGACCTACCAGATGCTACTTACCCACCACATTTGCGGTATGTTCAtctattatatttcttattaaagaaaaaaaaacctaataaatattgtgatatatatatgtttttttttttttcatagcaaATAATCTTACATGGTGGTCGAAATTTGGCAACTGCTACCAAGATGTTCACACATATTATCAAAcacatggatgaaatgaatgattgCAATAAGGTACATATTTGAAGTTGGATGCATAGCATAGTTGTAAATAATTATCAATGCTAAAATGTGTGTTTTGTTTAGATATACATCCCGATGCACGATACATGTCCGGATCATTGGTATTTGTGTGTTATAAATCTTCATCAACataatattcatatattggATTCATTACCATCAATAGAAAGGGATGACATGCGAACTTCATCTGTGAGAACTGTGGtatgtcttatattttaatgaattttattactttttaatgttagttgttaaatagcatgttttattttgctaaaaaaatataacGATATGAATATTAGGTTGAAGAGTGtgcacatttttttaatctcaatggGCATCTAAAGAATTTATCAAGTGTTCCCATTGAAAGACCTACATGGGTAGATGTGCAAGCCAATGGGTAAGCAAGCATAATTGTTTCTTCAAATATAATGTGTTCAAGATAATATTTGTATGTACTAACTAGATAAATGTTTGCTGATTTCATTTGTTAGGTGGGATTGTGGAGTCCATGTCATTAATCATATGCGAAGATCCGATTTCATGTACTCAAGTTCAACCCCTTCCCATTGGGACTCTACAGCTATAAGACACAAATTGGCAATCGAATTACTTCTTGATGATGAAAATAGTGAGAAAGTTATAATATTAGATAAAGTTCAgaatcatgcaaaaataaagagaaaaagagtaTAGAATACAATCAagagttgaaattttttttttgtacataattttttgcattgtagtaCAACTCATTGGTTATGATATGTAGAACTTGCTCCCGAAATTCCAGATGTAAAGTGGTTTATGGTGACctacattgaaaatatttacaattatacataatattttgaaagaaaatccaTATGATTAAATACTAAATGTTAAGGAACTTCtgtcaatatatagatatatgatATGTGgtgtaaataatttattctatGACTCTTACTTGGTTTGTGAAGTAATTTGGTGGATGTAACCCGAGCCATGAATCATTTAAGCTCGTTTCTGGATTCTGAAATGTGCCAAGTGTTGTctgtaatatgatttaatttttcaattactctaataagtaatatttttcacatcataataaaaattacttaaaaaatgttaaacttaCGTTTTGAGAAAATTCATTTGTCCCGTGTCTTGATCCACCTTCCATGTTGTGATTTAGTAATGAATGCATGTCCCCCTGTATTAATAtaaagaattcaattttttatttcaaccaatttaaccaaataaaaataactataaagtgaataattaatgaatttagtgAATGTGTGTTTGAACATACCATATCTTCAATTGAATCTTCAATGTTGATAAATGCATTGTGAGTGTTGACGAACTCTGGGCATTTTCGAACAGTGTGTCCTACTTTCTTACATTTCCCACAATGCCttggttttttaaatttgtcttttaaGTTACCCGGATTACCTTTCGTCTTCACAATGATAGGATCTCGAACATGGTGTTTTGTAGCTTTCAAATCTTCTCGTTCACTTTCTTCCACTGAATTTTTACAAAGTTCTTCCATTTGAAAAGTGAGTCTTTGTATTTCACATCTAGCCTCTTTAAAAGCTTTTTCCGATTGAGATGCGAAATAAGACATCCGTGAGCACATAGAGCTGAGTGCACCATATCGTATGATGTTAGTCGCATCACCTTGACTTTCATTGTCATGATGAACTTGGACCGTTTCCTTTGCTAACTTAGACCACCTTTTCATAATACAAGTCTCAGGTATTTCTTCAAGGTGTTCTATCTTCATTACAACAATCATGTGGGGACATGGAAAACCAACTGACTCAAACATCATACAAGTACATTTCATAGACCGATCACTATTACCATAACATACTTTCCAAATCTTGTCAGGGCTTCTAAACTTGGTCAATGTATGGACACGATAACCTCCATGATTTTCTGTACTAACAGAGAAAAACAATTCTGCATTCTTCATCTCATTcctaaattttagaaaagattGCCTTGTGAAAACAGTCCCTGCATATTTCTCAACTGCATAGAGTTTGGTTGTTAGAACAGCTGAAGAATGGTGTGTCTCAAACTCTGCCTTTGCCTCATTATGACGAATATGTGAGAGTGCTCTATCAAAATGCTTGACAAACTCAAACAACTTCAAACGAGTTTTAAGGAAATGATTCAAGTATGCATTCATGCTCTCACACCTTTGTGTGCTTTTCATACCAGCAAAGAAATGCCCCCTTAAATAAGCCTCCGCCCATCTAGAACGCTTAGCATATATATCTGTCACCCACTTATGTCCATGAAGATTAAACATTTCCAACATGTCATTCCATGCacattcaaattcttcaacggTGCCTTCCATGAACATGCacttagaaaaatgattagtaAAATCTTTGACATGGACATTAGTGAATGCATTGCGTTGAATATGCCAAGCACATAATCGATGACAAGAGTCTGGAAATATCCTCTTGATGGCTTTACGCATTGCTTTATCCCCATCAGTAATAACAGAAAGAGGCTTCTTGTTATTCATTGCGTCCAAAAAAGTCTCCAAGACCCAAGTATAAGTGCTAACACTCTCATCTACCAATAATGCAGATCCAAACACTATAGTTTGATGGTGATGGTTAATGCCAACTAATATGACCAACGGTTTTTTATAAGCATTAGTCCGATAAGTTGTATCAAATGCTAATACATCTCCAAAACAACTGTAATCCAATTTACTAGTAGAATCTGCCCAAAACAGGTTTGCTAGATGGTTGTCTTCATCAACATTGTACTTGTAATAAAATGATGGATCCATTTCAGACTTTCCACACAAATAAGCCAAAGCACCCTCTGCATCACCATCTCTTAGATGAACTCTACGATCAGCATCAACATGGTTATATAGATCTTTTTTTTGTGAAGCCAACATTATTATATCCACCTGATTGTTGCACCATGTAATCCATAATTTGGCTAGTTCCTATGCCAACACCTCGCATTGCATTCAATTGAGCTTTATCTGCATTTTTAATGACCTTATGGGATCGAAGGAATTGGACATTTTTTTGTTCCACCAAAGGATGATTATGATCAACCATAAACTCTTTCACAACCCActtgttcatttgtttgttaaacCCAATCCGAAATGTTGCTTCACAACCAACTCGAGTTACTGCCTTAGGTTCTCGTTTTCGATTTTCATTCTCTAAACACACTCTATGTCGATATCCTTCTTTCGAACAAACCCACTTACGAGAtactatattttgatttttatctcgTTTTACATCATCCTTTCTAACACTGAATCCGGTAACTTtagcaaataaattataaaattcttctGCCTCATCTACTGAGCTAAACTCCATCTTCCATATATCTTCAACagttaaatcattaaaaatattgtccGAAACTAGAATGGCCTCTTCATCAGACTCAGTTTTAACAATGCTATCATATTGGTAATCAAAGTCTTCATCGTTCAAATCAATGATAAATTCCTTTTCTTTGCCTTTGTCCATCGTATCTATGAAGAAACTGAAATATAAAAGATAGAGTAGTTAGAAAATTACATTATctagttcgtaccctcccttagaaagttcgtaccctcccttagaaagttcgtaccctcccttagaaagttcgtacccacccttagaaagttcgtaccctccctcccttagaaagttcgtaccctcccttagaaagttcgtaccctcccttagaaagttcgtacccacccttagaaagttcgtacccacccttagaaagttcgtaccctcccttagaaagttcgtaccctcccttagaaagttcgtacccacccttagaaagttcgtaccctcccttagaaagttcgtacccacccttagaaagttcgtaccctcccttagaaagttcgtacccacccttagaccttcccttagaaagttcgtacccacccttagaaagttcgtatcctcccttagaaagttcatacccacccttagaaagttcgtaccctcccttagaaagttcgtaccctcccttagaaagttcgtacccacccttagaaagttcgtaccctcccttagaaagttcgtaccctcccttagaaagttcgtacccacccttacaaagttcgtaccctcccttagaaagttcgtaccctcccttagaaagttcgtaccctcacttagaaagttcgtatcctctcttacaaaatattgatgacaatttcataacaaattaCTAAGTGctctcaatttgattaaaaataactcggaaaaaaattaaaaaatctagatattataaatcattacatatttaaatgtcatttaacatgacatttctacctacaataggtatatgtaaatggaaaaaaaaaaaccaaatgttaccttttaacacttgtaatcacttgacatccttcaagacatataaagcttcatcttcaaatttaatttatgaacaaaaaaaaaattataaaaaaatattaataacaatttgataacaaaattttataataaactcataaaaaattctaaaatcattatttaacaTAACATTTCTTCCTACAacaattatatttggataaaaaaatatcaaatattacctttgacacttgtaatcacttgaaatccttcatcttcttcatataatacaaattttaaattttctctctcaaaaagttttgaacttgatcttgaaatttgattcatcaaaatacatcttacatattttgtaatttggtagttgaaattatttaattttcatattaaattactatcattttttttatatatgaataatgagagtataagagtagtaggtaaaattttctttttttagatagagttaggtaaagcattaaataacaaattatatttaatatttaataataaattataaataattgtaatatttagatatatatgaaatgcatgtgattatttctcaccaacaagtcatctttaccggtttgataagtttttataaattttttaatgatatgtacTTTAcacatgtcatatttttattggggTCAAATGTGGGTAGGTACCCCCAAAATGAAGAGTGGGTACCATAGAACAACCCCTATACAAGATGTTAACTCTACTTGTCGGACCTCCTAGAGTAGGTGATCCATCAAATCCATTAGGGGTATTCAATTGACAGCCCGACACCTGTAAGAGCACCTTGAGTTCCAGATCACAAACTATTAAACTTGCCAGGCTCCAGAAAAAGAGTGAAATGATCATCAAGTGTGGCAAACATCTTTCTTATTGCCATATATGTCTCTTCTCGCGTGTTCATTGGCTCATTACGCAGTGCCTTTTTCTTTGTAGTGAAACCAACTATGACCACTAAATGTTTTGTCAACATATGCATGGTCAATTGTCTTCCATGcctttaaggaaaaaaaaaatttcttcagtgaGGGCCTAGAAAGATGTTCTACTAACGTCAACAGAAACTGACATAACCAGCATCACTCCAACAACTAATTGGACAAAATGAACAATCATGATGCTTAAACTTTTCTGAACAATTTAATTCTTTCTGAAGAATGGCAGTGCATTTTCTCAATTTAGGACACAATCCATGACTTACTGAAAACAAATTGCACCAGAATGAAGAGCTTTCATTGAGCCTTGCCATTGGCTGAAGTAAGAAGTTGACTTTGGAATTTCTCTCATAATTTCCAACTAGATTGCAACTTCTTTGCCTATCAATACCATTTTTGCTTATAAACAACAAGGGACTCCACAGTTGTGGCTGTCCAATTTTTTATGGTAGTGAGTTTCATGATGGAGTCTGAAGAATGATGGAGTAATGGGGAAGTGGAGGAGAAAGAGACACAACAACGAAGCTTCCAAGCGCCTCCCTTCACATGGCAATTTGGCAATTTAACATGCCTGGGAATTACATCATTCTACCAGCCCGCGTAGTGACTCCAAATATCACAAGGTGGCTATGCAAGTTGAACCCATGTGTGTGCGAGCCCATGATGGAATGGATGATTGGAAAACTGTGTGAGGACTACAAAACTTGAACTCTCATCATAATGTGGAAGATGTGCCAAGTATTGAAGATGCTATGATTAGAAACAAGCAGAAACATGACATGTGTGCATTGAAGTGGTCGTGCATGTGGGCTGCGCGCCCATGggaaagaatgagaagaagTTTAAGTAGAGGAAATAGTGAGAAAAATGGGTTTGGAGATAGGATGAATGGAACAGGTAGAAAGTGAAATGGGTTTACAGGGTTAGATGTTGAGTAGAGATGTAGGTAATGGAAGAAGTGGGTTTAGTGGGTATGAAAGATGGAAATGTGGGTATGGTGGATTGGGGATATGAATGGTGGAGGAAAGGTAGGTGGTCAATATGAGGAAGGGAAGACGTTGAGGGTGGTGGTCAAATGGGAAGTGAGTAGTGGTGTGGAGACAGGTTCGATGGGTATGAAGAGTGACCATGTATAATTCTTGTGCACATGGATAGGAAATGAGTAGCGGGGCAGTAGGTTAGGCATGTGAATGAGGTTGAAGGTGAGAGTGTAGTGATGGGTTTGATGGATGGGTTGAAAGTAGTAGATATGGAGATTGGAAAAATGATGAGCTAGTCATAAGGTTTTAGGCGTGGAGCAACTTGGTTGGGGATTCAGATTTGATGGAGGACTTTGATAAGGGTTTAGGAGGCCATGCACGCATGGGTCACCTGCACCAGGGTAGGGTAGAAAATAAATGAGTGGGGAATGAACAGTGGAGAAGATATGTTAGGTGAGTATGAGATGGGGAATTTtgtttgagatttgggtttgatGGACATGAAAAATGAGGATATGAATGATGTAGGATGGTAAAGTGATGCGATTATGTGGGATAAATTGCCAGTGATGAGTACAAAGAAAGGGGATAAGAGTGGTGGAGTAGATGCTGCATGAGTGAGAACCACAATTGCATTACACTATATTGATAACCCAAATATTTCAGTCATTGTGCGCAACAACTACATGTCACCAAAATCATTGCTATGCATGTCCAACGTATCAAGATACAGAGCAATATATGAAGAGGTTTTCTTGATAAAACTTTTAACAGAGCGGAAGATCTTCTCATTCTAGCATTGTTCTGACCAAGATGGTAGAAGGCCTAGAGTGTCCATGACCCTTACCTTACTCTCTTGAACTATTCCCATAACACCCTGAACTTTCTTTGTACCCAACTCCCGTCCTTCCAAGAACCATGATTGTGCAAGAGAAATCGAGGGGCTCTTGTTCTATTACCTCAAGTTGCTCAGTCATGGCACTAACAAGGTCAAAGCCGAAGACACCAACATGGCTTTCATTCCTCTCTTGTAGCTGTTCAGCCAATCCAAGTTTGTACAAGACTTGAGCCATGACAACGTTATAAGGAGTCTGCTCGAGTCATGAGCAAGCTAGGATATGGTTCCATTCACTCAGGGGCTGCTACACTTAAAGCAAAACAAGATCCAAAAGTAGGACAACATGCTCAAGGCCAACAGGATGAGAAAGATGAGGACCAGAATTTGGAGATCTTCCAGATGATGAAACAACTTGTTTTgcgggatgagtttcccattcTCTAttcccttgattttttttttcaataacagAAACTTTCATGGCACATTGCTCCGTCTTACTCTTTTCAATAGCGGAATCTTATGTAGGTGACCTTCCTATCCTTGAAGCAGAAACCCATTCATCCTCAGGAGTATACATACCATCAGAAATGACTTTTAGTTCAGCGTTTTCACCATGATGCTCTGATTCCTACCTCACAAGACTCTCTTCCAACTCTTGACTATGGCTGTCTAGATGTTTTGTAACTAAGTTAGCCAAAGTATTCCCCTGTTCCTTTATCATCTTCCCATCTGTTCAGCTTCTCAAACCTTACTACCCAAATAAATTTCAACCACCCTCAATATCCATGAGCCATTTTTAGCATTCCCATAATTGGACGGGCATGTTGTAAATCTTCATACCCACAGACTAAGAATAGAATATATCTCCTGTAGTTCCTTACTCTTTCAGGCAAAGATGGGGAATTTGATGCACACCATTGCCGAGTACCAGGAATAGAGGAAGATAGAAAAATAAAGCACAAATGGTAAGAACAAAATGGACTCGATAAAGCCACGTTTCATGTTTCAATCAACGAGCTTAGATGTAGGGGATGAGCCAAAATGGATTTCAAAGGGAAATCAAGACGTGATTGCCAACATCTCATATAAAATCTCAAAATAGAACCCAGAAAACAAGTTAGAAATCAAGCATAAAATGAGTGCAAGCAAACTCAGATTCTATAAAAATATGCTAAAGTCCCCAATGCTCACATTTAGGCATCAAAATAAAATCCCATTATACAtagaaaacataataaaatggtATGAGAACGAAGGAATCGACAACTTATAGAAATCATGCTTGTGTTGTTCCCCTTCAAGACGATTCCCCTATGTGTCTTCTCCTCCGAAAACTAGCTCTCTCTTCCTCCAACTCTATTTCCCTCTAAACCTACTTGAACTCTGGTTTTCATCTCTCTCACTCTATGCTTAATGCTCAGTTCACCATTTTTACTTCCTTTAGAAAAACGATTGGTTCCTCCTCCCAGAATACTCAACTCATGTATCTCAAACTCTCCTAACCTCTATTTGTCTTCTTCCCAAGCTCCTCCGGCACCGGTCTGCAAcactttcaaaaaatttttGTGGTTATTTTTTGGTTCAGATTTCTTACCGTCCAAGCTCACTCCCAACGACCTCTGAATCCTCATATCACCTGTCACATGCTAGTTGCTTCAAGAAAATGTCTTTTCCAACCTACTATCTCATACACGTGCTATTAAAACTTCCTAAAAGGTGGTAAAAATGTGccaaaaaaataaccaaaaaaaaaacttagacaAAAAATGAGGATCTACAAATATGtccctcttcggtagagatcaTGAGTGTAATGAATGGATCACGAATACGTGAGAGATGAATGGAATGAAGTGATCTGTATCGAAGAATTGAAAAGATCCCGAATTTTGGTCTAAACACATAACACGATAAGCTCAAGATCAAAGGCACATACTAGGGAAGGGAAACTCTAGCCAAAGATGTGGATGACGCGAGGAGTGTATGATAATGCATGTATAATGAGTAGCACTAGACTATGACACAATGAATGGCTCAATGATAAACAAAGTAAGAAATGATCGATTTTCATAAATAATGAACTCAAAGAAAGAGGTGTGACTCAAGATCGAACAAGACTCAATTAGGTAGGCGCGACTTGAAGACGAACAAGACTCAACTCAATTGACAAGACAATGATTGATCGATATAGGTATGGACTCAAAACTCAAAATAAACACAAGacaatgatcgatcgatataggtgcggtctcgaAAAACTCAAACTGAGCTAACAAGACAAGAAAATGgttgatcgatataggtgcaacctcaaaaactcaaactgatacaAAAATGATCAATCGATCTAAGTGCTGTCCTAACTCAAACTGAACATAAACTGACAAGAatatgaccgatcgatataggtgcgaccccaaaAACCTAAACTTAAACTAACAAGACGttgactgatcgatataggtgtggtcctaAACTCAAATTGAACTCAAACTGACATAGAAGATgatcgatcaatataggtgcggtcctgaaAACTCAAATGcaaactgacaagatgatgaccgatcgttATAGGTGTGGTCctaaactcaaactgaactcaaATTGACATAGAAGATGgtcaatcgatataggtgcgaccctaaAACTCTGACTGAACTAacaagatgaatgaccgatcgatatagatGTAGTCTTAAAAACTCAAGATCAAATTGACAAGATAATGACTGATTGATATAAGTGCGGTCCCAACTCGAACTGAACACAAACTGACaggaagatgaccgatcaatataggtgcgacTCCAAAATTCTGACtgaactgacaagatgaatgaccgatcaatataggtgcgaccctaaaaactcaaactgacaagacaatgaccgatcaatataggtgtggtcccaacTCGGACTAAACTCAAACTAATATGGacaatgaccgatcaatataggtgtggtcccgaaaactcaaattgaactgacaagatgaatgaccgatagatataggtgcagtcctaAAAACTGAAATCTAACACAAgatgataggaagatggtcaATCGATATGAAGGTAGCcctaaaaactcaaactcaaactaacgagacaatgaccgatcgatataggtgcagtcctaaaaaactcaaactgaactaaACTTATAGGAaatgaccaatcgatataggtgtgatCCTAACTCGAATTGAACACAAACTGACAAGacaaatgaccgatcgatataagtGTGGTCCCAAAACTCAAGctgaactgaactgataggaagatggtcgatcgatataggtgcgaccctaaAAACTTAAACTGAATTGACATGACGATGATCTGATCAAGTAGCTCAAATCCAAAGGATAACTAAGATAACAATGCAAACAAACTTGGTAAAAAGGGATATGtcccagtatgacaactcataagGATCGACAACTAGGTTAAAAGATAATGAAACCTGTGAAAAGTCTGATGATCCTAAGGAAGGAGGGTATGCCACAGTATGCAACTTGCATGGGtcaacaactagatcaaaaGATGAATGAAAGTCTATTGAAAGGTCTGGTGATCTCAAAGAAGGAGGAATGCCCCCAATATGCAACTCACCAAGGtcaacaactagatcaaaaGGTGAATGAAAGTCTACTGAAAGGTTTGGTGCTCTCAGAGAATGGGGCATGCCACAGTATGTAACGATAAATAAACTGAGATACAAAATGCCTCAAAATTATTGTACTATGAAATAtgctcatccatcatgtaatgaaaatgtccaaTCTCAAATAGGTAATGCCAAATAGGACCATGTATTGTGATACCATgctaacaaaacaaaactaactgatggataaaaacaatgatgactagtgctcaaaatgcaaagagtaagcaaatcaacactcaacatgCCAACTATCAAAATGAAAGCATTATCATAATAAATCAACAATCTGGTAttgccatcatggaagatgttgaacctaaagttCAAAAGATGTATGAAAGTACAACCAAAGAAATCGAGGACTGGTCTACATCTTCTCCTAATCAAGAGAGAGGTGTGAAGTCATGTGTCATGGTGATATGTGTGGGATAGAAGAAGGTAATGATCGGGCTTTGGTAAAATAGAAATCATGAAAGTATTAATGCTGACATGTCTGAGTACAAAATAAAAGGTAGGTATGTGATTACTACTAAAAAACCacacattttaaatattaattttcatgagtttcataccctttgagtagtaattatgcctaatatgCCCAAGTAATACATTTCTACCCTTGCAAGAGATACTAATGGTTTTTtttgttgagttttggagatattttaaggtgatttttgaagcatggaGTGACAAATGAAAAATGGAATGGAGAATGGTACACAATgtggatgaagaagaagatgaaatgcacttggaccaagctttggagcttaattgaaggtggtggagGTGGATTAAAAATGAAGAGATGGGAGAAATTGCAAAGAAGAGTCgaaaaatcatgtttttcaatttcacatgaccatgcgaaattttcgcacagtcatgcaaAATGAAACAGAATAGGCTTAGTTGTAGCACACAAGGAAAACATGAAAAGTGATTTTGCATGACCATGCAAAATTTTCACACAGTCATGCAAAACGCTCTAGGAAGACAAAAATGAAGCTAATATACTTTCCACTTTACACCATCATGCGAAATTGCTGGGGCTCGTGTGAAAATGTATTTTCTCTAGATTCCTTATTAAAGAAGCCTTCAAAAGACCTCTTAAATGATGCCAAATGTCtacttgaccttggcctatgAATAGAAATGTGATTGACTCATTTAAgaactttttgaatttttcctaattgtagaacttttcagacttcttctctctatataattctctactttccttcattttctctcattttctcagtagccaaacatgtcttgtgagatcaaatctccaagcatgagaggctaaatctcatttttcttggaggagggaggatctagaggcaatatttatggtgaattagagaattgaggttgaattgcaaaggtaatttgatctaattgattaattaatttaaatttgaggatttttctcttcaaattatcttggatgattactacaatgcaaactaggcagattcatcaaattcttaatgctagatttgataagattgaatagttgcattgtgtgaatcatcggaagataatttaagatgaattgaatatatgattcgaattgatctcttggattagattacctaatttgaagagaaattagatctaaacATAAAGCTAAATCAAtaatcggtttagatgaaaatttaggttttcaatctaacttgatgaaaattagatctcaacacctattcaccatggaaattgctctctagaaaatcctaactccgagaatctcacatcttattaattttcttctcttttacacttcattttcctttcaatttgaatacattgttatcttgagattttatcatgcaatttcaagtcaatttcacttgatcacaatcatttcttatcatctcattcaagtcttaattaccaagaataatccatccttgtggacgaaACCTAAATACCACTATAGTAtcgtagtttgtactaaaaccactttttgatagggtacaaattgctatagaatagtgaattaggttataaattttgttttaatccaACAAACGACAAAATCCGAGCGATCAGTAGGTATATATGAGATCATTCAAGTATGCCAAGAAGATTAAACCCAAGGTGTCAATAGCTCCATAATCCATCAAAGCAGCAATCATAAACAGAAAGTCaagtctcaatgtcaaaacATCTAACAAGGTGGTTATGCCCAAGTATGCAATAAAGACAACctgaaataatccaatgatctccATATCACTCGTTAAATGCTCCAACGTAAATAACCAATCTGATctccctc
This DNA window, taken from Vitis vinifera cultivar Pinot Noir 40024 chromosome 2, ASM3070453v1, encodes the following:
- the LOC104879509 gene encoding protein FAR1-RELATED SEQUENCE 5 is translated as MDKGKEKEFIIDLNDEDFDYQYDSIVKTESDEEAILVSDNIFNDLTVEDIWKMEFSSVDEAEEFYNLFAKVTGFSVRKDDVDIIMLASQKKDLYNHVDADRRVHLRDGDAEGALAYLCGKSEMDPSFYYKYNVDEDNHLANLFWADSTSKLDYSCFGDVLAFDTTYRTNAYKKPLVILVGINHHHQTIVFGSALLVDESVSTYTWVLETFLDAMNNKKPLSVITDGDKAMRKAIKRIFPDSCHRLCAWHIQRNAFTNVHVKDFTNHFSKCMFMEGTVEEFECAWNDMLEMFNLHGHKWVTDIYAKRSRWAEAYLRGHFFAEHSHIFVIMRQRQSLRHTILQLF